A region from the Acidiferrobacter sp. SPIII_3 genome encodes:
- the queD gene encoding 6-carboxytetrahydropterin synthase QueD, translating into MEIFKSFRIEAAHRLPGLPEGHKCWRLHGHSFRIDVHVRGLVDARCGWVMDFADVGAAFRPIFDDLDHHYLNDIPGLENPTSECLAQYVWGRLADVLPGLARVVIHETCTSGCAYEGPGSVKEGQKLGGGD; encoded by the coding sequence ATGGAGATATTCAAGAGCTTCCGGATCGAGGCCGCGCATCGTCTGCCCGGCCTGCCCGAGGGCCATAAGTGCTGGCGGTTGCACGGGCACTCGTTTCGTATCGACGTCCATGTCCGCGGGCTGGTCGATGCGCGGTGCGGCTGGGTGATGGATTTTGCCGACGTCGGCGCGGCCTTCCGGCCGATCTTCGATGACCTCGATCACCATTATCTGAACGATATCCCGGGCCTCGAGAATCCGACCAGCGAATGTCTTGCCCAATATGTCTGGGGGCGGCTCGCGGATGTGCTTCCGGGCCTTGCGCGGGTCGTGATCCACGAGACCTGCACCTCCGGCTGCGCCTATGAAGGACCGGGATCAGTCAAGGAAGGCCAAAAGCTCGGCGGGGGTGATTAA
- the pnp gene encoding polyribonucleotide nucleotidyltransferase has translation MGKITKTFPYGNHTVKIETGEIARQATGAVMASMGDTVVQVTVVGMRQSAPDRDFFPMTVDYQERSYAAGRIPGGFFKREGRPSEKEILTSRLIDRPIRPLFPKSFTNEVQIIATVMSLDPDIDPDIISLIGASAALSLSGMPFKGPLGAARVGYRDGQYLLNPGMSDLATSALDLVVAGTRNAVLMVESEAKVLPEDVMLGAVLFGHEQMRAVIQAIDELVAEAKVQPWDWTPPAKDAGLATVLATAIGAELTAAYQIREKLPRQDRVAELRDKAVAELAGEAPKPNADQVLAAFGALEKRIVRGRILSGEPRIDGRDNKTVRPITIRTGVLPRTHGSALFTRGETQALVVTTLGTGRDAQMIDALEGERKDPFMLHYNFPPSSVGETGRVGSPKRREIGHGRLAKRAIAAVLPDLAEFPYVLRVVSEITESNGSSSMATVCGTSLSLMDAGVKTKAPVAGIAMGLIKEDDRFAVLTDILGDEDHLGDMDFKVAGTAEGVTALQMDIKIEGINREIMDTALKQARDGRLHILGIMNGAIGEARQEMSEYAPRIITFKINPEKIRDVIGKGGATIRALCEETGATIDIDDDGVVKIASVDNAAGQEARHRIEQITAEVQVGMIYEGRVAKLMDFGAFVTILPGKDGLVHISQISHERVENVSEKLAEGQTVRVKVLEVDKQGRIRLSMKAVEGG, from the coding sequence TTGGGTAAAATCACAAAGACGTTCCCGTATGGCAACCATACGGTCAAGATCGAAACCGGGGAGATTGCCCGCCAAGCCACGGGCGCCGTCATGGCCAGCATGGGTGACACGGTCGTGCAGGTCACGGTGGTGGGCATGCGGCAGTCCGCGCCCGATCGCGATTTCTTTCCAATGACCGTGGATTACCAGGAGCGCTCCTACGCCGCCGGACGTATCCCCGGAGGATTTTTCAAGCGCGAGGGGCGCCCCTCGGAAAAGGAAATCCTGACCTCCCGCCTCATAGACCGCCCGATCCGCCCGCTGTTTCCGAAGTCGTTCACCAATGAAGTACAGATTATCGCCACCGTGATGTCGCTGGATCCCGATATCGATCCCGATATCATCTCGCTCATCGGGGCGTCGGCCGCGCTGTCGCTTTCGGGCATGCCGTTCAAGGGTCCCTTGGGGGCGGCGCGCGTGGGTTATCGCGATGGCCAATACCTTCTGAACCCGGGGATGTCGGATCTCGCCACCTCGGCGCTCGATCTGGTGGTGGCCGGCACACGGAACGCCGTCTTGATGGTGGAGTCGGAGGCCAAGGTCCTGCCCGAGGATGTGATGTTGGGGGCGGTGCTGTTCGGCCATGAGCAGATGCGCGCCGTGATCCAGGCCATCGACGAGTTGGTGGCCGAGGCCAAGGTGCAGCCTTGGGACTGGACGCCGCCGGCGAAGGATGCCGGGCTTGCCACGGTGCTTGCCACCGCGATCGGCGCCGAGCTCACGGCCGCCTATCAGATCCGCGAGAAGCTGCCGCGCCAGGATCGCGTGGCGGAGTTGCGCGACAAGGCGGTGGCGGAGCTTGCCGGAGAGGCCCCGAAGCCCAATGCCGATCAGGTGCTCGCGGCCTTCGGGGCGCTCGAGAAGCGCATCGTGCGCGGGCGGATCCTGAGCGGTGAACCGCGTATCGATGGGCGCGACAACAAGACCGTGCGCCCGATCACGATCCGCACCGGTGTGCTGCCACGCACGCATGGTTCGGCGCTCTTTACGCGCGGTGAGACCCAGGCGCTGGTGGTCACGACCCTTGGTACGGGACGCGACGCGCAGATGATCGATGCCCTCGAGGGCGAGCGCAAGGACCCGTTCATGCTGCATTACAATTTCCCGCCATCCTCGGTGGGCGAGACCGGGCGGGTGGGCAGCCCCAAGCGCCGCGAGATCGGCCATGGGCGGTTGGCTAAGCGCGCGATCGCGGCGGTGCTGCCGGACCTGGCGGAGTTCCCCTACGTATTGCGCGTCGTTTCCGAGATCACCGAGTCGAACGGTTCGAGTTCGATGGCCACGGTGTGCGGAACCAGCCTGTCTCTGATGGATGCCGGCGTGAAGACCAAGGCGCCGGTGGCGGGTATCGCCATGGGGCTCATCAAGGAAGACGACCGGTTCGCGGTGCTGACTGATATCCTGGGCGACGAGGATCACTTGGGCGACATGGACTTCAAGGTGGCCGGGACCGCCGAGGGCGTGACCGCCTTGCAGATGGACATCAAGATCGAGGGGATCAACCGCGAGATCATGGATACCGCCCTGAAGCAGGCGCGCGACGGCCGGCTGCATATCCTCGGCATCATGAACGGTGCGATAGGCGAGGCGCGCCAGGAGATGTCCGAGTATGCGCCGCGCATCATCACCTTCAAGATCAATCCGGAAAAGATCCGCGATGTGATCGGCAAGGGTGGCGCCACGATCCGCGCGCTGTGCGAGGAGACCGGTGCGACCATCGATATCGATGACGACGGGGTCGTGAAGATCGCGTCCGTGGACAATGCCGCGGGCCAGGAGGCGCGTCACCGCATCGAGCAGATCACAGCCGAGGTGCAGGTGGGCATGATATATGAAGGGCGGGTGGCGAAGCTCATGGACTTCGGGGCATTCGTCACCATCCTTCCGGGCAAGGACGGGCTCGTCCATATCTCGCAGATATCCCATGAGCGTGTCGAGAACGTGAGCGAGAAGCTCGCCGAGGGTCAGACGGTACGCGTCAAGGTCCTGGAGGTCGACAAGCAGGGCCGCATCCGCTTGAGCATGAAGGCGGTGGAGGGCGGCTAG
- the acs gene encoding acetate--CoA ligase → MAHESRDPIESLFTENRLFPPPKDFGRGGAMTEELYRRLLAEAESDYEGFWARRAREEIDWIKPFTRTLDGDNAPHYRWFDDGVLNVSVNCLDRHIAQRADKPAILFEGEPGDVRILTYRELLAEVGRFANALRAQGINTGDRVVIYMPMVPEAVIAMQACARIGAIHSVVFGGFSSESLKDRIKDAGAVAVVTADGGHRGGRIIGLKAICDQVLDECPTVRTVFVLKRAGNAIAWRPGRDIWWHEAVADVSADCAPVAVGSEHPLYLLYTSGSTGQPKGIQHASAGYLLGTILTMRWVFDIREDDVFWCTADVGWVTGHSYVAYGPLACGATMVMYEGAPTIPDPGRFWDLCERHRVSVFYTAPTAIRALKKHGDDYPRRHDLSRLRLLGSVGEPINPEAWMWYYQVIGQGRCPIVDTWWQTETGVHMIAPIPGIVALKPGSCTRPLPGIVADVVDAEGTPVTAPDEGGFLVIKRPWPSMLRTVWGDPQRYRETYWERFQNRYYVSGDGARRDADGYFWVMGRVDDVLKVSGHRLGTMEIESVLVAHPLIAEAAVVGRPDELTGEAICAFVVPRGPRPEGEERASRIAELRAWVGEKIGPIAKPADIRFADNLPKTRSGKIMRRLLRAVARGETVDEDISTLENPDIIRQLQGHDSE, encoded by the coding sequence TTGGCCCACGAATCGCGCGATCCCATCGAGTCGCTTTTTACCGAAAACCGTCTGTTTCCCCCGCCGAAGGACTTCGGGCGCGGGGGGGCCATGACCGAGGAACTCTACCGACGCCTACTCGCCGAGGCCGAAAGCGACTACGAGGGCTTTTGGGCGCGACGCGCGCGCGAGGAGATCGACTGGATCAAGCCCTTCACGCGCACCTTGGACGGGGACAATGCCCCGCATTATCGCTGGTTCGACGATGGCGTCCTGAATGTCTCTGTCAACTGCCTGGACCGACACATCGCGCAGCGTGCCGACAAGCCGGCCATCCTCTTCGAGGGGGAGCCTGGGGATGTGCGCATCCTGACCTATCGGGAGCTGCTGGCCGAGGTCGGGCGCTTCGCCAACGCCCTGCGCGCCCAGGGCATCAACACCGGTGACCGGGTGGTGATCTACATGCCCATGGTGCCGGAGGCGGTGATCGCCATGCAGGCGTGCGCGCGCATCGGTGCCATCCATTCGGTGGTATTCGGGGGCTTCTCGAGCGAATCCCTGAAGGACCGCATCAAGGACGCCGGGGCGGTCGCCGTAGTGACCGCCGATGGCGGGCATCGCGGGGGACGCATCATAGGGTTGAAGGCCATCTGTGACCAGGTGCTAGACGAGTGCCCGACGGTACGCACGGTGTTCGTGCTCAAGCGCGCCGGTAATGCCATCGCCTGGCGCCCCGGGCGTGATATCTGGTGGCACGAGGCGGTGGCCGATGTGAGCGCTGACTGCGCCCCGGTGGCCGTGGGCAGCGAACACCCGCTGTACCTGCTCTATACCTCGGGGTCGACGGGACAGCCCAAGGGCATACAGCACGCCAGCGCCGGCTATCTCCTCGGGACCATCCTCACCATGCGCTGGGTGTTCGACATCCGCGAAGACGATGTCTTCTGGTGCACGGCGGATGTGGGCTGGGTGACCGGTCACAGCTATGTGGCCTACGGGCCGCTCGCGTGCGGCGCGACCATGGTCATGTACGAGGGGGCCCCGACCATCCCCGACCCGGGACGCTTCTGGGACCTCTGCGAACGCCACCGGGTCAGCGTCTTCTATACCGCACCGACCGCCATCCGGGCCTTGAAAAAACACGGGGACGATTACCCGCGCCGTCATGACTTAAGTCGCCTGCGACTGCTCGGGAGTGTGGGTGAGCCCATCAATCCGGAGGCCTGGATGTGGTATTACCAGGTCATAGGCCAGGGCCGATGCCCGATCGTCGATACCTGGTGGCAGACCGAGACCGGGGTCCATATGATCGCACCCATCCCCGGGATCGTGGCTTTGAAACCCGGGTCGTGCACACGACCGCTCCCCGGGATCGTGGCCGACGTGGTGGATGCCGAGGGTACACCCGTGACCGCCCCCGACGAAGGCGGCTTCCTGGTGATCAAGCGCCCGTGGCCATCGATGTTGCGTACGGTCTGGGGCGACCCCCAGCGCTACCGCGAGACCTATTGGGAGCGCTTCCAGAACCGCTACTATGTGAGCGGCGACGGGGCGCGACGCGACGCCGACGGCTACTTTTGGGTCATGGGGCGGGTCGACGACGTGCTCAAGGTCTCCGGTCACCGCCTGGGGACAATGGAGATCGAGTCGGTGCTCGTGGCCCACCCCCTGATCGCCGAGGCGGCGGTCGTCGGGCGGCCCGACGAATTGACCGGCGAGGCGATCTGCGCCTTCGTGGTGCCGCGCGGGCCAAGGCCTGAAGGCGAGGAACGCGCCTCGCGCATCGCCGAGCTGCGCGCCTGGGTGGGCGAGAAGATCGGGCCGATCGCCAAGCCCGCGGACATCCGCTTTGCCGACAACCTCCCAAAGACCCGCTCCGGCAAGATCATGCGCCGCCTGTTGCGCGCCGTGGCGCGCGGCGAGACCGTGGATGAAGATATCTCCACGCTCGAGAACCCGGACATCATACGCCAGCTCCAGGGGCACGATTCGGAATGA
- a CDS encoding DedA family protein, which yields MIHAFIHALAGAMLLMIRQTGYIGIAALMMLESACIPIPSEVIMTFSGYLASTKALGLFGVIAAGTIGNVAGSLAAYALGAYGGLPFLRRHGRKILISPHDLDSAHAWFARHGHAAVFLGRLLPILRTFISLPAGVARMPLAAFIAYSAAGSLVWCAVLAWVGLRLGQHWQALSPYMHGMDDAVAGGLMVFLVLAVRRHRRAARKPPIAGDQRKPGAESNERI from the coding sequence GTGATACACGCCTTCATCCATGCCCTGGCCGGCGCGATGCTGCTCATGATCCGCCAGACGGGCTACATCGGCATAGCGGCGCTCATGATGCTGGAGAGCGCCTGCATCCCCATCCCCTCGGAGGTCATCATGACCTTCTCGGGCTATCTGGCGTCGACCAAGGCCCTGGGCCTTTTCGGGGTCATAGCGGCCGGCACCATCGGCAACGTGGCAGGCTCGCTTGCCGCCTATGCCCTCGGGGCCTACGGCGGGCTGCCGTTTTTGCGCCGCCACGGCCGCAAGATCCTGATATCGCCCCACGACCTCGACTCCGCGCACGCCTGGTTTGCGCGCCACGGCCACGCGGCGGTGTTCCTAGGCCGCCTGCTGCCCATCCTGCGTACCTTCATATCGCTGCCGGCGGGCGTGGCGCGCATGCCGCTTGCGGCGTTCATCGCCTATTCGGCGGCCGGCTCCCTCGTCTGGTGCGCAGTTTTGGCATGGGTCGGTCTGCGCCTTGGTCAACATTGGCAGGCGCTCTCGCCCTATATGCACGGCATGGATGATGCCGTGGCCGGCGGCCTTATGGTGTTCCTGGTCCTGGCCGTGCGCCGCCATCGACGCGCGGCTCGCAAACCCCCTATCGCCGGTGATCAACGAAAGCCAGGGGCCGAATCCAACGAACGGATCTGA
- a CDS encoding hydrolase, with protein MTPFRAPVWARNPHAQTVLGALKDRARGEVLTRERVTLPDGDFLDLDWLTPSPRTGPTVLILHGLEGSSRSPYITRLLRHCRGAGWRAVVMHFRGCSGEPNRLPRGYHAGETQDLQAIVDLLTRRHPEGVCAVGYSLGGSVLLKWLGERGEQAPLKAAAAVSVPFELASAARRLDSGPSRLYQWVLLRWLRRSLARKVRARGGDVRFLKALRDFRAFDGAVTAPLHGFRDADDYYRRASCRPYLRYISVPTLLVQAEDDPFLMPGSTPTAGELASAVRLELYAQGGHVGFIAGGTPWAPRFWLDDRLGAFLGPYMHEARVSPRAS; from the coding sequence ATGACGCCCTTTAGGGCCCCGGTCTGGGCCCGCAATCCCCACGCCCAGACCGTGCTCGGGGCGCTGAAAGACCGCGCCCGCGGCGAGGTCTTGACGCGCGAGCGCGTGACGCTGCCCGATGGGGATTTCCTGGACCTGGACTGGCTCACGCCCTCGCCACGCACGGGCCCCACGGTGCTCATACTCCACGGGCTTGAAGGCTCCTCGCGCTCCCCCTATATCACGCGCCTCTTGCGTCATTGTCGGGGCGCCGGCTGGAGGGCCGTCGTCATGCACTTTCGCGGGTGCAGCGGCGAGCCCAACCGCCTCCCGCGAGGCTATCATGCCGGCGAGACCCAAGATCTCCAGGCGATCGTCGATCTCTTGACGCGCCGCCACCCCGAGGGCGTGTGCGCGGTCGGCTATTCGCTCGGGGGCTCGGTGCTATTGAAGTGGCTCGGCGAGCGCGGCGAACAGGCGCCGCTCAAGGCCGCGGCCGCCGTCTCGGTACCCTTCGAGCTCGCGAGCGCCGCGCGTCGCCTGGACAGCGGGCCATCGCGCCTCTATCAATGGGTACTGTTACGCTGGCTCAGGCGCTCGCTGGCACGCAAGGTCCGGGCGCGGGGCGGCGACGTGCGGTTTCTGAAGGCGCTGCGCGACTTCCGGGCCTTCGATGGTGCGGTGACCGCCCCCCTGCACGGCTTTCGTGACGCCGACGACTATTACCGGCGCGCCAGCTGCCGTCCCTATCTTCGTTATATCAGCGTCCCGACACTGCTCGTGCAGGCCGAAGACGACCCGTTCCTGATGCCCGGCAGCACACCCACCGCGGGCGAACTCGCGAGCGCGGTGCGCCTGGAGCTCTATGCGCAAGGGGGGCATGTGGGCTTCATTGCCGGAGGTACCCCGTGGGCGCCACGTTTTTGGCTGGACGACCGCCTGGGGGCCTTTCTCGGGCCTTACATGCATGAGGCCCGCGTGAGTCCGCGGGCCTCATAA
- a CDS encoding trans-aconitate 2-methyltransferase has protein sequence MEGAPASLGLRETIMKDMQGAVRLATAYVGLSGGLLQAMAALGRADAGAVAKAAGADEGYVVRWCDAAYAFGILDEEPGGFVLTELGRAFLPEAPGTLMPFAVQEVLTAHIAERAAGLMKTGERPGESVLAERATILPWFGPMLEAQFGPVFEKTIMPAVPVYERAAGRGGFVIDLGCGNGWYLMRLARAYPGLRCLGIDGFDENIRQGQARAEAAGLADRVRFAKGDIYGFESPEPADIIALNRALHHVWDEKDTVFRILHDHVKPGGAAVIWEPHWPADRAALREPGRRMVAFQNLTEHVQGNHFLSPSEIAEAFRGAGLVPEVYDFLEGREAVVVGTRP, from the coding sequence ATGGAAGGCGCTCCCGCGTCTCTTGGTCTGCGCGAGACCATCATGAAAGACATGCAAGGCGCGGTGCGCCTGGCGACCGCCTATGTGGGCCTGAGCGGCGGACTTTTGCAGGCCATGGCGGCCCTCGGCCGGGCCGATGCCGGGGCGGTTGCGAAGGCCGCGGGCGCGGATGAGGGCTATGTCGTGCGCTGGTGCGACGCGGCCTATGCGTTCGGGATTTTGGATGAAGAACCGGGAGGGTTTGTGCTGACCGAGCTCGGACGGGCGTTCCTGCCGGAGGCGCCCGGGACGCTCATGCCCTTTGCCGTCCAGGAGGTGCTGACGGCGCATATCGCCGAGCGCGCCGCCGGCCTCATGAAGACCGGGGAACGTCCCGGGGAGTCGGTGCTCGCCGAGCGCGCCACCATCCTCCCATGGTTTGGGCCCATGCTCGAGGCCCAGTTCGGGCCGGTCTTTGAAAAGACCATTATGCCGGCGGTCCCCGTCTATGAACGGGCGGCGGGACGCGGTGGATTCGTCATAGACCTCGGCTGCGGCAACGGTTGGTATCTCATGCGCCTGGCGCGCGCCTATCCGGGCCTGCGGTGCCTTGGTATCGACGGCTTCGATGAGAACATCCGGCAGGGTCAGGCGCGCGCCGAGGCCGCGGGTCTTGCTGACCGCGTGCGTTTTGCCAAGGGCGACATCTATGGTTTCGAGAGCCCGGAGCCGGCCGACATCATCGCGCTCAATCGCGCCCTGCATCACGTATGGGACGAAAAGGATACGGTGTTCCGAATATTGCATGATCACGTGAAGCCCGGGGGCGCGGCGGTCATATGGGAGCCGCATTGGCCCGCGGACCGCGCCGCCTTACGCGAACCGGGACGGCGCATGGTGGCCTTCCAGAACCTGACCGAACATGTCCAGGGCAACCATTTCCTGAGTCCCTCCGAGATCGCGGAGGCCTTCCGGGGCGCGGGCCTCGTGCCCGAGGTCTATGATTTCCTGGAAGGGCGCGAGGCGGTGGTAGTCGGCACGCGGCCCTGA
- a CDS encoding DsrE family protein: MAALRKMAVLRKWLFVILASGVLAVPALAENWTLFHHYDFNKPQFIHSHPFAKEHLVVQVDQGNPHRWSLALSNVANVLNYFGSDKIQIVVVAYGPGLKMLFANSPLKLRVQSLNAQGVEFDACHMTMLGIKAKTGHLPKLLPQAAVVPGGVIRIMQLEQHGFDLLKP; encoded by the coding sequence ATGGCAGCCCTACGTAAAATGGCAGTCCTGCGCAAATGGTTGTTCGTGATCCTGGCCTCCGGGGTTCTGGCGGTGCCGGCCCTGGCCGAGAACTGGACGCTATTCCATCATTACGACTTCAATAAGCCGCAATTCATCCATTCGCACCCGTTCGCCAAGGAGCATCTGGTCGTGCAGGTCGATCAAGGCAATCCGCATCGCTGGAGTCTCGCGCTCTCGAACGTCGCCAATGTGTTGAATTACTTTGGTTCCGACAAGATCCAGATCGTGGTCGTGGCCTATGGGCCCGGGCTCAAGATGCTGTTTGCCAACAGCCCCCTCAAGCTGCGCGTGCAGAGCCTGAATGCCCAGGGCGTGGAGTTCGATGCCTGTCATATGACGATGCTCGGGATCAAGGCCAAGACCGGGCATCTCCCGAAGCTCCTGCCGCAGGCGGCGGTGGTGCCGGGCGGCGTGATCCGCATCATGCAGCTCGAGCAGCACGGCTTTGATCTGCTGAAGCCCTGA
- the rpsO gene encoding 30S ribosomal protein S15: MAFTVEKKTQVIKEYRRGEADTGSPEVQVALISAHIDELSQHFAVHKKDNHSRQGLLRMVGKRRKLLDYLKRVDTGRYRDLVARLGLRK, translated from the coding sequence ATGGCATTCACGGTCGAAAAAAAGACGCAGGTAATCAAGGAATACCGGAGGGGCGAGGCCGACACCGGATCCCCGGAGGTACAGGTGGCGCTGATCTCGGCCCATATCGATGAGCTTTCGCAGCACTTCGCCGTCCACAAGAAGGACAACCACTCGCGCCAGGGTCTTCTGCGCATGGTCGGCAAGCGGCGTAAGCTCCTCGATTATCTAAAACGCGTGGATACCGGTCGTTACCGCGACCTCGTCGCGCGACTTGGCCTGCGCAAGTAG
- a CDS encoding HAD-IA family hydrolase, which yields MLKALIFDVDGTLADTERDGHRVAFNRAFAAEGLPVVWDEALYGRLLGITGGKERLLHFFTRVRPDLRPAGDLDVLIRHLHARKTDIYSDLLNTEGVPLRPGIRRLLTEARDRGLKLAIATTTTEKNLEPIWAALGPQARGWFHTVGAGDCVAAKKPAPDVYEYVLAGLGLPAGDCLAFEDSENGLRAATGAGLDTIVTVTDYTRAQDFSAALLVVDHLGEPDRPMVRLSGTAFAGRMLDVDALMALKIARA from the coding sequence ATGCTGAAGGCACTGATTTTTGATGTGGACGGGACATTGGCCGATACCGAGCGGGATGGGCATCGCGTGGCATTCAACCGCGCGTTCGCGGCCGAGGGCCTGCCGGTGGTGTGGGATGAGGCGCTTTACGGACGATTGCTTGGCATCACCGGGGGCAAGGAGCGGCTCCTCCATTTCTTTACGCGCGTCCGGCCCGATTTGCGCCCCGCGGGCGATCTGGACGTCCTTATACGGCATTTGCATGCGCGCAAGACCGATATCTACAGCGATCTCCTGAATACCGAAGGGGTGCCTTTGCGCCCGGGCATACGGCGATTGCTCACCGAGGCCCGCGACCGGGGCCTTAAGCTCGCGATCGCCACGACCACCACGGAAAAGAATCTCGAGCCGATATGGGCGGCGCTCGGACCCCAGGCGCGCGGCTGGTTTCATACCGTGGGGGCCGGCGATTGCGTGGCGGCCAAGAAGCCGGCGCCCGATGTCTATGAATATGTCCTAGCGGGGCTTGGATTGCCGGCCGGCGATTGCCTGGCCTTCGAGGACTCGGAGAACGGTCTGCGCGCCGCCACCGGCGCCGGCCTGGATACCATCGTGACGGTCACCGACTATACGCGCGCGCAGGATTTCTCGGCAGCGCTGCTCGTGGTCGATCACCTGGGCGAACCGGACCGGCCGATGGTCCGTTTGTCCGGGACGGCGTTTGCGGGCCGCATGCTCGATGTCGATGCCCTGATGGCGCTTAAAATCGCCCGGGCGTGA
- the gph gene encoding phosphoglycolate phosphatase (PGP is an essential enzyme in the glycolate salvage pathway in higher organisms (photorespiration in plants). Phosphoglycolate results from the oxidase activity of RubisCO in the Calvin cycle when concentrations of carbon dioxide are low relative to oxygen. This enzyme is a member of the Haloacid Dehalogenase (HAD) superfamily of aspartate-nucleophile hydrolase enzymes (PF00702).) encodes MTREAVLFDLDGTLANTAPDLALALMALRPPGSPPVDPERVRRATAVGTVALLREGLGLEPDMADYEATRAAFLAHYQRLIGTATEPNAGMIEVLDALEARGLPWGVVTNKPEHLAARVLAALGLNGRARCLVGGDTLARRKPYPDPLLHACRLMGIAPDRCIYVGDDEGDIEAAHAAGMPGLAVAFGYAPPDEARRWGADGLLITPAELLAFLD; translated from the coding sequence TTGACGCGCGAGGCCGTACTGTTCGACCTGGATGGCACGCTCGCCAACACCGCCCCGGATCTGGCGCTGGCGCTTATGGCGTTGCGGCCGCCGGGAAGCCCGCCTGTGGACCCGGAACGGGTGCGGCGGGCGACGGCCGTGGGCACGGTCGCGCTCTTGCGCGAAGGGCTCGGCCTTGAGCCGGACATGGCCGACTACGAGGCGACGCGCGCGGCCTTTCTGGCCCATTATCAGCGCCTGATCGGCACCGCCACCGAGCCGAACGCGGGCATGATCGAGGTCCTGGATGCGCTCGAGGCCCGCGGCCTTCCCTGGGGGGTCGTGACCAACAAACCCGAACACCTGGCGGCGCGCGTGCTCGCCGCCCTGGGCCTGAATGGTCGCGCCCGCTGCCTGGTCGGCGGCGACACGCTGGCACGCCGCAAGCCCTATCCCGATCCCCTGCTCCACGCCTGCCGGCTCATGGGTATCGCCCCCGATCGCTGCATCTATGTCGGCGACGACGAAGGGGACATCGAGGCGGCCCACGCCGCCGGCATGCCGGGCCTGGCGGTGGCCTTCGGCTACGCCCCCCCGGACGAAGCCCGGCGCTGGGGGGCCGATGGCCTGTTAATCACCCCCGCCGAGCTTTTGGCCTTCCTTGACTGA
- the dksA gene encoding RNA polymerase-binding protein DksA, which translates to MAVTKKKEVQTLLHGIKPYSVAEGEEYMNTRQREHFRKVLLAWKAELIQEVSRTMHAMQDETANHPDPNDRASQETDMSLELRNRERERKLIKKIDEAVSRIDADDYGYCENCGVEIGVQRLEARPTATLCIDCKTLDEIREKQMA; encoded by the coding sequence ATGGCGGTCACGAAGAAGAAGGAAGTTCAGACTCTGCTGCATGGCATAAAGCCTTATTCCGTCGCCGAGGGCGAAGAATACATGAATACCCGCCAGCGCGAACACTTCCGCAAGGTTCTGCTCGCCTGGAAGGCGGAACTCATACAAGAAGTCTCGCGCACCATGCACGCCATGCAAGACGAGACCGCCAACCATCCGGACCCGAATGATCGCGCGAGCCAGGAAACCGACATGTCGCTGGAGCTGCGCAATCGCGAGCGCGAGCGCAAATTGATCAAGAAGATCGACGAGGCCGTGAGTCGCATCGATGCCGACGATTACGGGTATTGCGAGAATTGCGGCGTGGAAATCGGCGTGCAGAGGCTCGAGGCGCGACCCACCGCCACCTTGTGCATAGACTGCAAGACCTTGGACGAGATCCGCGAAAAACAGATGGCTTGA